Part of the Spinacia oleracea cultivar Varoflay chromosome 5, BTI_SOV_V1, whole genome shotgun sequence genome, CACATCCAGCTCTCCTTGTATTCACCTAAATCTTGTGTTAAATATTTAAGTATTACTTACTTCATATTTAAGGGAAAAGACGACTTAAATATCCGTAAGTACATAAGTACGAGCTAGTAGTACTTAGGCTAAAACGCTAAACGCGGTAACCTAACTTATTGAGTCATTGGCTCATTGCTCAAATTCAGATCTAAATCCTGCATCTTTCCGCTTTCCctcacactttctctctcctcctttctATTATCTATCTCTCCTCCAATGCTTTGCCTTTCAGCAATCCACTGATGAACAACTACTGATCACCGAACAATTTCCACTGTTTTCCTTCAATTCTTCCCCGATTTCGCACATTCAGTCTTCGATTTTACTGTCAATAAGGTTAGATTTGATCTATGTGTTTTCATATATTTGATATAATGTACAGTTTAATTACATTTCGAAATCTGATTGTATGCTTAGCTCAGAATTGCTGATAATCTTGATATGAAAATGTGTACTTGTTTGTTTATTCAGTAATTCAATCTGTTGCAATCTGATCATGTGGTTTGTAAACTAGATATTGTTGAAATTCAAGGTCTAGTTAAGTTCAATTTTGCTGTATGATGGATGTTTTTGTCCGATCTTTTGGATTTTGGCATCAAATTCGTTGTGTATTGAAGTAATTTGTGAAATTCCGTATTGAATTTAGGAACTTAATTGTCCGTCTGGTGATTTTGGTAGAATAAATTTCTTGTCAAAATGGGTGATTTTGTTGTTGGATTATGGTTTCCATTCATTCGCTTTTTGGAGGTGGTATTGATTGAGAAATGGAAATTTTAAGAGAATGTGGAGAGGGGGATTGTATTACTGTGGACTTTGTCAATTGGCATAAGATCATCTTGGAAAAATTACATACAAGTTCTTGCTCATAACTGTTAATTTATTACTGTCTACTAAATGGCTTGTTGTCAACTTCTCATAGGGGCTAGGGTAATTACCCAAATATTGAGGGACATTGGGAGTTTTATCAGTAAAATCCGAATTGATGCTATTTAGCCAAGTAGTTTAAGTTGTAGGATGGGGATTACAATCGTTGTTGTAATGAATACTCGCACCTCATATGACCTGAAGCACTTGATTGGTGGATAAAGGTGACTTCTCATGGGTTACTGATTTCACAGAACAAAAAATGTCTGCATAAGGTTGTTATGAACAGCAGCTTTATAACCAGATGGAGAAGAGGCTTGTGTAAGGAAAGGGAGAAAGCTAAGGCAACACACATCTTCCATTCTATCATCCCTCCACAAATGAGGGACATAGGGTACTAGCATAATTATCATAATAATTGCTGAAATCGTTACATATTTCAAATCAGATAAGCTGATGTGTATAACTAAATTATTAAAAGAAGCTTAGGtatgaaatagaaaaaaaacTAGTATTTGCAGCCCCATGATGCTTCAGTTTATCCGACTCTTGATAACTGAGGATATGAGACAATTTACTAAAGATCTTTGATTATGGTTGGATCACTCTCGCCTCTCACAAGTACATGTGCAGGTAGTATCAATTTAGAACTTCACATCAGTTTTCACCCCAAAGCAAAATCTGTGATGTCTGCCTTGTAAACACTGAAGCTTTTTTCTTACAATTTCAACAGGATTACTGAGTGTTTTAGGCAAAATATACAGTTAACAATTACACCGTTTGTCATTTAATATATGGCTCTCTGACCTCTTTCCGCTGCCAGTCATACACCCCACGTCCCCAGCACAAAGAAGAGTAGAAAAACTTTTGTTTATTATGCTGGAAATTATATCACCGTAATCTTTCTATTTTGGCATCGTGGCTAGATTCAAATAGCTGAAATGCCAGTCACTTACTCAGTGTTGTAGTTGTATATTATCTTTTGTGCTACCAGAGTACCAGACTTATTGCTTTTCTGCTACATTGGAAAGACTAGAGAACAAGGATTGATTAACAGATTTGGGATAGATTGTGAGTTCATTGTAGGCTTGTAGCTAATGTGAGTTATCAAATAATGAAATGATGAAATGCGAAAGAGCTTTGGGTTTGATTGAGAAAAAGAAGAGCAAAACTTAGATCTTATGGGGAGACAAAAGAGCAGAAAGACAGTTGGTGGCTTTCAACAGAAATTGCAATGCATTGAACATAACTCGTAGCTAAGCAGAAATATACCAAATGATCATTTAGCCATTTGTAAGCAGAAACTTGAAGAAGATGAACTCATTGAAGTAAAGGAGAAATAAGTCGGAAATTGATATACTGAATAGCCTTTTGAGCTCGGTGATTATGCATGTTGTGGTTAGGAGACTTAGGACCTCCATCAAAGTAGGAACATAACTTGGTTTCTTATTTCAGGAATTGTAGATTCTATGTTCCTAGTGTACAATTTGGTTGTAGATCTCAGCTAGTAGGATATTGAGGTAAGTGCATGAGTCTATAGGTTTGGTGTTATATAGTGTGATAATCATGGTTGGGCCCCTTATTTAGACTGTTTAGAGAAAGTACGCCCATACTAAAATAATTGTTGTTCCAATCCGAAATAATCTGGGTGATGAGAGGACTACAAATAGGGCTGCCTAAATTGACACAGTTCCTCCAAGCTGTCCCCTGGCTTTAAGCTAGTCGCAAGTCAAAGGGTGAGCTACTGGTTTCTTTTTCCCCAATCAAGCAAGCCAATAATTTTAAGGGACAAGAAGGAAAGACTTGCAAAAAGGAATACTTTTAACAAGCTTCTTGCAAAATTGAAGTGAACAAGAAGAAAGATAAGATTAGGTGCTAAGAAACGTGGATATTTCTAGGAGGAGCCGAGGAGGCATGTCACATCCTATACTGACATGAGTCGGGCACGCCTTGGACATGTTTCATACACTTTCAGGTTATCCTATGATTGTGCAATTGTGCCTTGTTGGAAAATTGTAGTGTTTGTTTGGTTAACCTTCTATGGTTGGGGAAATTGAAATTCATGGGAATTTTCGAATGAgatagttgtttggttgacaaaaaagtgaaaatggAGGAAAttcaacttccttggaaattaGAAACTCCCCCACCCCCATCCCCGTCACTCAAATCGAATTAAGAAATTGGTGTTGGTCTTAATGTCAAATAGACCAACACCAATTTCTTAATTTGGTGTTGGTCTATTTCTTGTACTTTCTACTGTCTCTGATTTGGTTGGCAGCAGCTGTGAATTGATACATTTTTCTACTATCTTGGTGTTCCTGAAGAAAATAGACTACAGTGTTTGTGCAATGCATTCATATGTAATGTGTTCCCCCCATGATAAAGAAGTTAACAGCATTGTTGGATGGTTAATCTTACAGTTCACTTTTGTGTATGCCTGTAGGGTGTAGTGTGCTCTTTCAACAGTTGCCATGTGGAAGTTTAAGCCCTTTGCACATAAAGAACCAACAGGACTTGAGGGCCGCTATTTTGATATTGGTGACATTAAAGTTAATGTGAAAAATGTCATTGCCGAGGGAGGATTCTCTTGTGTTTACTTGGCTAAAGATGCCTTGGATGGATCAAAGCAGTATGCTTTAAAGCATATCATATGCAATGACCAGGAGTCAATGGACTTGGTCATGAAGGAGATTCAAGTGATGAAATCGCTCAAAGGACACCCTAATGTTGTTACTCTGTACTCTCATACTATAATGGACATGGGTAGGACTAAAGAAGCACTTCTTGTGATGGAATGTTGTGAGAAATCTCTGGTAAATGTTTTGGAAAGTAGAGGAACTGGCTACTATGATGAGAAACAAGCCTTGACCATTTTTAGGGATGTTTGCAACGCAGTCTTTGCAATGCATTGTCATTCTCCACCAATTGCCCACCGGTAATATGTTTAATAAGCATTCTTTAATATGTCTCCTCTGTTAATATGATTGGTTTTTCCTTGAGTTGTTGTTTGTTTCATTTATAAAAGAGTCTTAAATTGCAATCCTGTATTCTCTATATTTAAGTGAAGGTAAGCTTTTCTTAGCAACAAAATCTGCAGTTCTTCGAGGCAAACACCCCTACTTTAGAGGAAAAGCTCAACCAAAATAAGGGTGCCAACCAAAACAGCATAAGTTAACTACTTCATATTTATACTCCATTTCTGGTTGGTAGCTAGCTTGGCTGATGAGGCTCTCGGTTTCTACCCaagatttgaatttgaaacccTTATGTATCACATCAGATTTGTAGCTCTTTCTAGAATTTCCTTTCTCCTTCCACTCCACCCAGAGGACAAAAGGGTCTATACACACTGTTTATGCCTAGTTCACATTCTAAAACTAAGTGACTCTTGACAATATGGTGTTGTTATTATCTTCTAGATGTTTATTAATTTTGTGATGTGCTCCCACGTCTGCCATATAACTTATCAATTTACATTTCTCTGCGATTGGATAAATTATTGTTTTCCCAGTCCTCTTCAATCCTCTCAAGTCTCAACCCCCAGGGTAGGTTACGAGTAATTTCTTTTGTAGAGAATTCATGCTAGTGTCAGAAAAACAGAATAGCAGCTGGTTAGATTTGTTGTTTAATATGTCATTTCTTTTTCCATTTTAAAGTTTTTGGCTAACTGTTTACTCTTAATTATGTTATTTAGTGACTTGAAAGCAGAGAATCTTTTGCTGGGCTCTGATGGGCTATGGAAATTGTGTGACTTTGGAAGCACCTCTACCAATCACAAGCGCTTTGAGAAACCTGAAGAAATGGGCATTGAAGAAGACAACATCAGGAAGCACACGACACCTGCTTATAGAGCACCTGAGGTTGAAAGAACTTTCATACATTCATCCATTGTATTGTAATTCAAAAATTAAACATGACCTTTCCATGTTTTCTTGTCTGGAAGATGTGGGATTTGTACCGAAGAGATCTCATAAGTGAGAAAGTGGATATTTGGGTAAGTTGATCTTCCGCATGTTTGTCTACaagcttgaaattgtatttttcgCAAACTTGTACAATTTATGACTTACGAATGAACAAGCATCTGATTCATTATTCCTTGTTTTTGCTAGGCTCTTGGTTGTTTGCTCTACCGAATTTCCTATCTCAAATCAGCATTTGATGGAGAGTCAAAGCTACAGGTTCTGAATGGAAATTACCGTATCCCAGATTTACCAAAATACAGTGCAGCTATCACTGATTTAATCCGAGACATGCTTAACTCTTCTCCAGAGTCCAGACCAGACATCACACAGGCAAGCACTTAGCTTGATTGGCCATTCATCTCCATGAACTTAGGTTAGTTTAGATCATCATTAATGATGATATAGGTATATTTTAATAGTTGCATTATTGTTATAGGTGTCCGGAGTTTAGCTTTTCTGACTGGCATTCATTATTATAGGTCTGGTTTCGTGTCAATGAGCAATTGCCTGTCGGATCACGGAAGTCATTACCTGATCGGCCACCTCATATGCGTGAAACAGCTCCTGATATCACTGAAGGTATTCAGCAGTCAGTGTCGGAGATGCATTCAAGGATTGGTGTTAACCAGATATTATGCATTCTAATATGTTAATGCTTGTCTTTGCGATTACACAAGCTCATATTATAAAATGTTGATATAATTCATTGGAGTTCTGAATTTGCTACTCTTTCTGCTGTACTAGGAAACTCCAAGGTTATGTCCAGGGCTTCAAATCTAGTGCCTCGGAGAAGCCCGCCACCTGTGCCATCATCAATTGAAACAACTAATTCGTCGACTTCAAACGCTTCCAAGGGTGGGTTTGGAGGGGGTGCTTTTTGGTCAACAGAGCACGCTAAGGATACTCTTGTCCCAGAGGAAAAAGGTGCACcgaaatttgatgatgaatcaGTGACCTGGAAAGACGATAGAAGCCGGCCAGAAAAATTTAATTTGCCCGGTAAAGCTAGTCCTTCTGGGAGGGAAAATAGTCAGGCTAATCCAATGAAGTCCAGTAGTGCCTCAACTTTTGAAAACGAGGCTTTCAACACCTTTGTTGCTGAGTTTGACACAGCTAAACTCAGTCCAACTGACAATGGAATGAAATCAAAGGATAACTCCTTGGAATCTGAGATAGAAAGACTAAAGGAGCATTTGAAGCAAGCTAATGCAGAAAAGGCAGAGATTACTTCAAAATACGAGAAACTTACTGCAATCTGTCGATCACAGAGGCAAGAGTTAC contains:
- the LOC110788115 gene encoding uncharacterized protein codes for the protein MWKFKPFAHKEPTGLEGRYFDIGDIKVNVKNVIAEGGFSCVYLAKDALDGSKQYALKHIICNDQESMDLVMKEIQVMKSLKGHPNVVTLYSHTIMDMGRTKEALLVMECCEKSLVNVLESRGTGYYDEKQALTIFRDVCNAVFAMHCHSPPIAHRDLKAENLLLGSDGLWKLCDFGSTSTNHKRFEKPEEMGIEEDNIRKHTTPAYRAPEMWDLYRRDLISEKVDIWALGCLLYRISYLKSAFDGESKLQVLNGNYRIPDLPKYSAAITDLIRDMLNSSPESRPDITQVWFRVNEQLPVGSRKSLPDRPPHMRETAPDITEGNSKVMSRASNLVPRRSPPPVPSSIETTNSSTSNASKGGFGGGAFWSTEHAKDTLVPEEKGAPKFDDESVTWKDDRSRPEKFNLPGKASPSGRENSQANPMKSSSASTFENEAFNTFVAEFDTAKLSPTDNGMKSKDNSLESEIERLKEHLKQANAEKAEITSKYEKLTAICRSQRQELQELKQALAARTPSPKMESTRNQPPSTNKAATSQRAKSEGTVLELQQGLFDKSTTSPELKQWQAFPNTPTSTAEASKSVRTKNGHSNKQDASAGSTQDSWGFGNDSFTAVPAASSRISRSGEGSTSLRFGDSNKLGSKNTASKPAGWAGF